CCGCAGCACACCGGCGAGCGCCCAGAGTTTGTCGAAACGGAAAGATCTTGGTGATACTGCGCTACTTGCTGGACACCAATATTTGCATCTACCTCATGAAGGAGCAGCCCGCATCAGTCATCCCGCGGTTCGCGGCCTGCAAGCCCGGTGAAATTGGGATCAGTTCGATCACCTGGGCTGAATTGTGCTGTGGCCTAGACGTGCATAACAGCCAATTGGAAATGGCCACGCTCTTGGGCAGGCTGATCGTCAAGGATTTCGACGTGGATGCAGCGGCCCTCTTTGGAAAACTCTCCCGGCGCTTCCCAGCCAGAAAGAGCAGCTTTGACCGTATGATTGCCGCGCATGCTTTATCGCTGGGGGTCACGCTGGTGACCAACAACAGGGCCGATTTCGATCTCTATGCCGGTGCAGGACTGGTCGTCGAGAACTGGGTGACATGATGGCGAAGTTGCACTTCCTGATCCTCAACGGGCCTTTTTGCCAGGCAAGTTTGGATCATATCCGCAGAAAGCCACACCAGGCGTCCCCGCGTAATCGACGAGGCGCAAGAAACCAGCGGCAGGTGGAGGTCGGGCTGACGCCTTCTATCCGATTCCGCCTGAACCATGAGATATCCCTTGCTCCAAACATTACTCCAACGCCTTCCGCGCGTTGACAAAAATCTGCATCCAGGGTGTAGCCTCACCCCACTCCGGCGGCCGCCAGCTCATCTGCAGGCTACGCACGACCCGCTCCGGGTGCGGCATGAGGATAGACACTCGGCCGTCCTCATTACAGAGGCCGGTAACGCCTTGCGGGGAGCCGTTGGGATTGGCTGGATACTGCACTGCGGGCTGTCCCTGGGCATTCACAAAGCGCATGGTAACAGGCCCCCCTGAGCCAGGCTGATCCCCGGCGAAGTGCGCCCGCCCTTCGCCGTGGGCAATAACGATGGGCGCATAAGTGCCCGCCATACCCGCAAATAACAGCGACGGCGAATCCACGACCTCGACCATGGCCAACCGCGCTTCGAACTGCTCCGAGCGATTGCGCGCAAAACGCGGCCAGTGCGCCGCGCCGGGGATAATGTCGCGCAGCTCCGCCAACATCTGACAGCCATTACAAACGCCCAGGGCGAGGCGCGAGGTATCGGCAAAGAAGGCGGCGAAATCGTCCCGCAGACGATCGTGGAAAAGGATCGATTTGGCCCAGCCCGCACCGGCGCCCAGCACATCTCCGTAGGAAAAGCCGCCGCCAGCAGCCATTGCCTGGAAATCCGGTAAGCGATGACGACCGGCCGCAAGGTCGCTCATATGCACGTCCACGGCGGTAAAACCAGCACGATGGAAAGCCGCCGCCATCTCGATCTGGCCATTGACACCCTGTTCGCGGAGAATGGCCACACGGGGCTTGACCCCAGTTTGAATCATCGGCATCTGCGGGGTAAAAGACAGATGGGAAAACAACGGTGCGTCCTCGCTGGCCACCACAGCAAAAGCCTCCTGGGCGCAAAGCGGATCATCGCGCAGGGCCTGCATCCGGTTACTGGTCTCCGCCCAGACACGCAGTAGATCAGCGCCAGCTTCCTTCAGGACGGATTGGCCATCCTGCTGTATTTGTAAACGCCAGTGGTCGGCCTTTACCTGACCAATGACCTGCGCCCGTCCAGCGAGGCCGGCATCGGCAAAAATCTGCATCATTCGCTCGCGCTGGGCGGCTGGGGTCTGAATGACCACCCCCGGTTCCTCGGCAAAGAGGAAGGACCAGCTATCCGCTCCCGAAGGCAGTTGAATGTCCGCTCCACAACGGCTGGCGAAAGACATTTCGCAGAGAGTCGCCCACAGACCACCGTCGGAGCGGTCATGGTAGGCCAGCACCAGTTCCTGCATGCGCAACACCTGCAATGCGGAGAACAGGCCGCGCAACCACTCGGGAGCATCCAGATCGGGCGTACTATCGCCCATCTGCCCCAAAGTCTGGGCCAGAATGGAAGCGCCGAGCCGGCCGCACCCCAAGTCCACCAGCCAGAGATCCGTATCGGGTTGAGCAGACCACTGGGGGGTCCAGCTCTTCCGCAAATCCGCCACTGGCGCGAAGGCCGAGATGATCACCGACAGGGGCGACACGACGGTCTTTTCCACGCCCTCCTCTCGCCAGATAGTGCGCATGGATAGGGAGTCTTTGCCCACCGGGATGGCAAGGTCCAGCGCCGGACAGAGTTCCAGTGCCGCCGCGCGTACCGCGTCATAGAGTGCCGCGTCTTCTCCCGGATGATCCGCCGCCGCCATCCAGTTGGCCGAGAGCTTGATATCTCCCAGCGCGGCCACATCGGCGGCAAAAAGATTGGTGAGGGCTTCGGCAATGGCCAGCCGGGCGCTGGCTGCAGGATTCAACACCGCCACCGGGGCACGTTCGCCGATGGCCATGGCCTCGCCGTGGTTATTCCAGAAGTCCGCTGCCGTAACGCCGCAATCGGCCACCGGCACCTGCCACGGCCCCACCATCTGGTCGCGGTGAATCAGGCCGCCGACACTGCGGTCACCGATGGTGATCAGGAATTCCTTGCTGGCTACCGAAGGATGGCGCAGGACGGCATAGGCGGCAGCGCGCAGGTCGGCGCCGGACAGGTCCAGTGGCCGCAAATCGGGCCGCACATGCCGGCTGTCCCGCTCCATGCGCGGCGGGCAGCCCAGCAGGGCGCTGAGGGCCATATCCACCGGCCGGTCATGGAGCAGGGAATCCTCCAGAATCAGGGCATCCTCCGCCGTGGCTTCTCCCAGGACCGCACAGGGGCAGCGCTCGCGGGCGCAGATCTCCGTGAAACGCGGCAAGTCTGCTGCCGCCACGGCCAGCACATAACGCTCCTGCGCCTCATTACTCCAGATCTGCATGGGCGACATGGCCTGTTCTTCATTGGGTACCGCCCGCAGTTGCAAACGGCCTCCACGACCACCATCATGCAGCAACTCGGGAATGGCGTTGGAGAGCCCGCCCGCCCCGACATCATGGATGGACAAAATGGGGGAGTCCTCTCCCAGGGCAATACAGCGCTCGATCACTTCCTGGGCCCGGCGCTGCATTTCCGGATTGCCGCGCTGCACCGAGGCAAAATCCAGTTGCTCATCCCCTGCCCCGCTGGCCACACTGGATGCGGCGCCCCCCCCCAGACCGATGAGCATGGCCGGGCCGCCGATAACCAGCACCTTGGCGCCTTCCGGCAGGGGCTTCTTCTCCACCAGCGAGGGGCGAATCTGCCCCAGACCGCCGGCCAGCATGATGGGTTTGTGGTAGCCGCGGTGCAGCCCGTCCTGATCACATTCGAAGACCCGGAAATAACCGGCAATGGCCGGGCGGCCGAATTCATTGTTGAAGGCCGCAGCACCCAGGGGGCCTTCGCGCATGATGTCCAGCGCCGAGCGGATACGCGCCGGCTTTCCGTAAGGATTCGACTCCCATGACTGGATATAGCCGGGAATCCGCAGATGCGATACCGAGAACCCAGTCAAACCGGCCTTGGGCTTGCCGCCCCGCCCGGTGGCGCCCTCATCGCGAATCTCGCCGCCACTGCCCGTAGCCGCTCCGGGAAAAGGCGAAATGGCCGTCGGATGGTTGTGGGTTTCCACCTTCATCAGAATGGCGGTGCGCTCTTCCGCTACGGCATACGCTCCCGACACGCCCACCGCGAAAGGCCGGCTCAGCGCGCTACCCGCCATGACCGCGGCATTGTCCTTATAGGCGGATAGCGTACCCTGCGGATGCAGGCGGTGAGTTTCGCGAACCATGGCGAAGAGGCTGAGGGCCTGATCCTGGCCATCCAGCCGGAAAGCCGCATTGAACACCTTGTGCCGACAATGCTCGGAGTTGGCCTGCGCAAACATCATCAGTTCGGCATCACTGGGATCGCGGCCCAAGCCGGAAAAATAATCAAACAGATAATCCAGTTCCGCCGGAGCGAGAGCGAGCCCCATACGGTTATTGGCCGAAAGCAAGGCGGCACGCCCCTCTTTGTGCAGAGGAATGCGGGTCAGCGATGCGGGTTCCGGGTGCGCAAAAATGGTCTCTGCCGCCGCCCAGTCCGGCAACACCGACTCGGTCATGGGATCGTGCAAAAGCCCGCTCATCGCCTGTAACTCCGCCACGCTGAAGGTCGCACCGCCGACTTTGCGCAAGCGATATGAAACCCCCCGTTCAATACGCCGCACCGCACCCAATCCACAGCGTCCGGCAATATCCGTCGCCTTGCTGGACCATGGCGAGATGGTCCCGAGGCGGGGCACCACACAGACTTCCGCTGCGTCCTCTGCACGTCCTTCCGCAGCTTCCCCGTAATGCAGCAAAGCCGTCAGCACCCCCATTTCTGCCGACGTCAGGGGCGCGCCGAGATCCATCAGATGGACGTATTGAGCGACTGCGCTCTGGACGGGAAAGCCCTCGGCAACGAGGATGCGTAGCAAGTGTTGCACACGAAAGGCGGACAGCGCCGCAGGGCCGCGAAGCAGCAGCATGGGATGGTCCCTCATTCAAGAAACGCGGCAGGACGAGCCAGAAGACTATCCCGCTGGAAAGATTACGACTTTATGATGTTGCCGGAAGCGGCACACCCAGGCGGCGCGCGACTTCCACATAGGCTTCCACCACCCCGCCCAGGCCGCGACGAAAGCGATCTTTATCCATTTTCTCCAGACTCCGGGCGTCCCAGAGTCGGCAGCCGTCGGGGCTGAATTCATCGCCGAGATAAAGCTCACCGTCAAAACGCCCGAACTCCAGTTTAAAGTCCACCAGAATCAGGTTCGCTTTTGCAAATAGTGCGGACAGCAGCACATTGACCCGCATCGTCCACCGGCGCATGGCCTCTACTTCTTCTGCCGTCGCCCAGCCAAAGGTGCGAATATGGGACGTGTTGATCAGGGGGTCGTGCAGCGCATCGTTCTTCAGGAAGAATTCCAGCGTCGGCGGCTCCAGGACCCGGCCCTCCTCGATACCCAGGCGCTTGGACAAGGACCCCGCAGCCCGATTCCGCACCACACACTCCACCGGGATCATCTCCAGACGGCGCACCAGGCTTTCTCGCGCATTGAGGCGGCGGATAAAATGGGTCGGCACACCCTCACCCTGCAAATACTCCATGATGAAGGCATTGAACGCATTGTTTATCTCTCCCTTATGGGCGAGCTGCTCGACCTTTTCGCCGTCAAAAGCCGAAGTGTCATCCTTGAAATGCAGGATCAGCGCATCGGGTGATTCGCTGGCATAGACGATCTTGGCCTTGCCTTCGTAGAGAGCGATGCGTTCATTCATTGGGGTTGTCCTTCCGGGAAAACGCGAGCGAAAATGGCGTCCACATTGCGGGTGTGATAGCCAAGATCAAACAACGCCGCCAGTTCCGGCGCGCTCAGATAAGGCTGAATCTGCGGGTCCTCTGCCAGGAGAGATTTGAAGTCCGCATTCGCCTCCCAGACCTGCATCGCGTTGCGCTGCACCACCCGGTAGGCGTCTTCGCGCAGCATGCCCTTTCCGGTGAGCGCCAGCAGCACCCGCTGTGAGAAAATCAGGCCATGCATCTTGTGCAGGTTATCCAGCATCCGCTGCGGATAAACCACGAGCCGTTCCAGCAGGCCGCTCGCCCGATGGAACATGAAGTCCATGATGATGCAGGCATCGGGGCCAATCACCCGCTCCACACTGGAGTGGGAAATATCGCGCTCATGCCAGAGGGCGATATCCTCCAGCGCCATGCCCGCATAACCACGCAGCAGGCGGGCGAGACCGGTCAGGTTCTCGGAGAGGATGGGATTGCGCTTGTGGGGCATGGCGGAACTGCCCTTCTGCCCGGCGGAGAACGGCTCCTCCGCCTCCAGCACCTCGGTGCGTTGCAGATGGCGGATTTCCACGGCGATCTTCTCGATGGATCCGGCAATCACCGCCAGGGTGCCGAAAAACTCGGCATGACGGTCCCGGGAAATCACTTGCGTACTGGCCAGTTCGGGGGCCAACCCCAGATCCGCACAGACCGCTTCTTCGACACCGGGGTCGATGTTGGCGAAGGTTCCGACGGCGCCCGACAACATACCCACAGACACTGCGTCTATGGCACTGATCAGGCGTTGCCGGTTGCGCTGCGCTTCGGCACACCACACCGCCACCTTCAGACCAAAAGTGATGGGCTCCGCGTGAATGCCGTGGGAGCGGCCGATCATCACCGTGTCCTTGTGCTTCCAGGCCAGATGCACCAGTGCCTGATACAGGCGATCCATCCCTTCCAGCAGCAGTGCCCCGGAACGCTTCAACTGCAGCGCAAAACCCGTATCCACCACGTCCGAAGAGGTCAGGCCAAGGTGGATGAAGCGGCTGGACGGTCCCACATGCTCGGCCACGGACGTCAAAAAGGCAATGACGTCGTGTTTGACTTCCCGCTCGATTTCCGCAATACGGGCGCTATCAAAAGCCGCTTTCGCCTCGATCTCGGCCAGGGCGTCGGCAGGAATCTGTCCCTGCACTGCCAGCGTCCGGCAGGCCGCCAGTTCCACGTCGAGCCAGGCCTGATATTTGGCATCCTGCGTCCATAAGGCACCCATTTCCGGGCGAGTGTAGCGCTCGATCATGCCTTATCTCCGTTTTTGGGAGACAGGCCCGACTGCAGCTTGTCGAGAATTTCTGCAGACCATTTGGGCGCATCCTTGCCCACGCCCGGCGTCGTCTCCAGGACGCTGCCCGTATCGTCTTTCATGCGCAACAGCGTCACCCGGACAGAAACGGGCTTCTGTTTCTCCCGACTGCTCCAGATTGCCTTGATATTATCCCAGGTCCGCTGGAAGATGCCGCCGATGAAACTCTGTTTCTGGCCTGCCTGTGCACCGCCCTCCCGGACTTGCACTTTCCATACCCCCGTGCCTTCCCTTTGCACGGGATAGCCCAGACCCTGCAAGACCACTTGTACTGCGGGCTCCGCCTTGGCGGGGACGGCATTCAACACCAGATAAGGGCCGCGGTCATCCCGGTAGCGGGTCACTTTGATCTCCGGCATTTCTGCGAGAATGGATTCCTCGCTCAGACGTTTTTGCACCGCTTCCATAAGCTGACGATTATGCCCGGCGTCGGCGGGCACCTTCTTCCACCCCACGCTGCTGCCGTTGGGATTATTCCAGAGGCGTTCCTGTTGTATCGTCAGGATTTCCGCGCCCTTTTCACCAGCACTCAGGTGAAAGGTGTATTTCTCCCGATAGGTTGGTGCGACAGTATGCCCCAGCACAAAGGCCAGACCACTGCGGAAATCACGCCAGTCAGTGACCAGTTCACCTTGTTCAGGAGAAAATTTCGCCACCGAGGTATCATCTGCCGCCAGTACCGCTTTCAGAGCGGCCCAAATCCGCTCTGGCCGGGCGGTCGTGCTCAACCGTAAGTCCGCGCCGCTACCCAGAATCTGCGCCCCCACGCCAGCGAGGGTTTTTTCCTCTACCGGCTTCTGCCCGGCCGCCTCGTGAGGTTGAAACAGTCCATAGCCACCGGAGGCGCTATTCGTATTCGTCGGCAACTCGCTGGAAGTTACCGC
This sequence is a window from Acidithiobacillus ferridurans. Protein-coding genes within it:
- a CDS encoding type II toxin-antitoxin system VapC family toxin, encoding MILRYLLDTNICIYLMKEQPASVIPRFAACKPGEIGISSITWAELCCGLDVHNSQLEMATLLGRLIVKDFDVDAAALFGKLSRRFPARKSSFDRMIAAHALSLGVTLVTNNRADFDLYAGAGLVVENWVT
- a CDS encoding outer membrane protein assembly factor BamC produces the protein MRRYVALAVVATLGLGGCSYIPFFKSNNGPQYQDSKVMEPLKIPPDLLVHAPQPGVTIPGGAVTSSELPTNTNSASGGYGLFQPHEAAGQKPVEEKTLAGVGAQILGSGADLRLSTTARPERIWAALKAVLAADDTSVAKFSPEQGELVTDWRDFRSGLAFVLGHTVAPTYREKYTFHLSAGEKGAEILTIQQERLWNNPNGSSVGWKKVPADAGHNRQLMEAVQKRLSEESILAEMPEIKVTRYRDDRGPYLVLNAVPAKAEPAVQVVLQGLGYPVQREGTGVWKVQVREGGAQAGQKQSFIGGIFQRTWDNIKAIWSSREKQKPVSVRVTLLRMKDDTGSVLETTPGVGKDAPKWSAEILDKLQSGLSPKNGDKA
- the purC gene encoding phosphoribosylaminoimidazolesuccinocarboxamide synthase codes for the protein MNERIALYEGKAKIVYASESPDALILHFKDDTSAFDGEKVEQLAHKGEINNAFNAFIMEYLQGEGVPTHFIRRLNARESLVRRLEMIPVECVVRNRAAGSLSKRLGIEEGRVLEPPTLEFFLKNDALHDPLINTSHIRTFGWATAEEVEAMRRWTMRVNVLLSALFAKANLILVDFKLEFGRFDGELYLGDEFSPDGCRLWDARSLEKMDKDRFRRGLGGVVEAYVEVARRLGVPLPATS
- the purB gene encoding adenylosuccinate lyase, with translation MIERYTRPEMGALWTQDAKYQAWLDVELAACRTLAVQGQIPADALAEIEAKAAFDSARIAEIEREVKHDVIAFLTSVAEHVGPSSRFIHLGLTSSDVVDTGFALQLKRSGALLLEGMDRLYQALVHLAWKHKDTVMIGRSHGIHAEPITFGLKVAVWCAEAQRNRQRLISAIDAVSVGMLSGAVGTFANIDPGVEEAVCADLGLAPELASTQVISRDRHAEFFGTLAVIAGSIEKIAVEIRHLQRTEVLEAEEPFSAGQKGSSAMPHKRNPILSENLTGLARLLRGYAGMALEDIALWHERDISHSSVERVIGPDACIIMDFMFHRASGLLERLVVYPQRMLDNLHKMHGLIFSQRVLLALTGKGMLREDAYRVVQRNAMQVWEANADFKSLLAEDPQIQPYLSAPELAALFDLGYHTRNVDAIFARVFPEGQPQ
- the purL gene encoding phosphoribosylformylglycinamidine synthase, coding for MLLLRGPAALSAFRVQHLLRILVAEGFPVQSAVAQYVHLMDLGAPLTSAEMGVLTALLHYGEAAEGRAEDAAEVCVVPRLGTISPWSSKATDIAGRCGLGAVRRIERGVSYRLRKVGGATFSVAELQAMSGLLHDPMTESVLPDWAAAETIFAHPEPASLTRIPLHKEGRAALLSANNRMGLALAPAELDYLFDYFSGLGRDPSDAELMMFAQANSEHCRHKVFNAAFRLDGQDQALSLFAMVRETHRLHPQGTLSAYKDNAAVMAGSALSRPFAVGVSGAYAVAEERTAILMKVETHNHPTAISPFPGAATGSGGEIRDEGATGRGGKPKAGLTGFSVSHLRIPGYIQSWESNPYGKPARIRSALDIMREGPLGAAAFNNEFGRPAIAGYFRVFECDQDGLHRGYHKPIMLAGGLGQIRPSLVEKKPLPEGAKVLVIGGPAMLIGLGGGAASSVASGAGDEQLDFASVQRGNPEMQRRAQEVIERCIALGEDSPILSIHDVGAGGLSNAIPELLHDGGRGGRLQLRAVPNEEQAMSPMQIWSNEAQERYVLAVAAADLPRFTEICARERCPCAVLGEATAEDALILEDSLLHDRPVDMALSALLGCPPRMERDSRHVRPDLRPLDLSGADLRAAAYAVLRHPSVASKEFLITIGDRSVGGLIHRDQMVGPWQVPVADCGVTAADFWNNHGEAMAIGERAPVAVLNPAASARLAIAEALTNLFAADVAALGDIKLSANWMAAADHPGEDAALYDAVRAAALELCPALDLAIPVGKDSLSMRTIWREEGVEKTVVSPLSVIISAFAPVADLRKSWTPQWSAQPDTDLWLVDLGCGRLGASILAQTLGQMGDSTPDLDAPEWLRGLFSALQVLRMQELVLAYHDRSDGGLWATLCEMSFASRCGADIQLPSGADSWSFLFAEEPGVVIQTPAAQRERMMQIFADAGLAGRAQVIGQVKADHWRLQIQQDGQSVLKEAGADLLRVWAETSNRMQALRDDPLCAQEAFAVVASEDAPLFSHLSFTPQMPMIQTGVKPRVAILREQGVNGQIEMAAAFHRAGFTAVDVHMSDLAAGRHRLPDFQAMAAGGGFSYGDVLGAGAGWAKSILFHDRLRDDFAAFFADTSRLALGVCNGCQMLAELRDIIPGAAHWPRFARNRSEQFEARLAMVEVVDSPSLLFAGMAGTYAPIVIAHGEGRAHFAGDQPGSGGPVTMRFVNAQGQPAVQYPANPNGSPQGVTGLCNEDGRVSILMPHPERVVRSLQMSWRPPEWGEATPWMQIFVNARKALE